ACCAGGCTGCCGCCGACGCCTTGCCGATGCGTGACGCCTTCGCGGTCGTGTTCTTCGTCTCGGTCGGCATGTTGTTCGACCCGGCGGTGATCCGAGATCAGCCCGTCTATCTGGCCGTACTCCTGGCGATCGTGCTGGTGGCCAAGCCGCTCACGGCGATCGGCATCGTCTGGATGTTACGGTACTCGTTCCGCAACGCCCTCACCGTCGGCATCGCACTCGCACAAGTCGGGGAGTTCTCATTCCTACTGGCGACCGAAGCGATTGATCACAAGTTGATGACCGAGGAAGGCCGCAGCCTGCTCGTGGCAACGGCGATCATCTCGATCACGCTCAACCCGCTGATCTTTCGCTTGATCGGACCGATGGAAGGCTGGCTCCGCTCGCGCCCCAAACTGTGGAAGGTGCTGGGGAGCCGCGCCGAAGCGGGCGGCCTGCGCTTGAACGAAGAGATGGCTGAACGGCTCGCGGCGAACGGCGAGTCGAGCGCCCCCAAGACGCGGGCGGTGATCGTCGGCTACGGACCGGTGGGCCAGACGGCCGCGCGGATCTTGCGCGGCTTCGGCGTCGAGACGGTGGTGGTCGACCTGAACATCGACACGATCCGCGAGTTGGCCAACCATGGCAAGCTCGGCGTGTACGGCGATTCAACCCGGCACGATATCCTCGAAGCGGCCGGCATCAAGGAAGCGAAGTACCTGCTCGTGACCGTGCCCGATGTGCTCGTGCGGACGCTGGTGATCATCTCGGCGAAGGAGCTCAACAACGAGCTGAAGGTCTTCGCGCGGGCCCGCTACCTCAAGGAGCGGGCGTGGCTTGAAGAGGTCGGCGCCACCCAGATCTGCATCGAAGAGGCCGAGACCGCCGTGGGGCTGGCGAAGCTGCTGCTCAGCGAGGTCGGCGCCGATCCGGAGCGGGTGGCTTGCGAGGTACGCCGGATCCAGCAGGAGTTGGGCGTGCACCGGTCGGAAGAGGACGAGTTCAAGCCTCACTATGATGTGGGCATATGATGTGGGGAGGTGAAGCCAGGGCTTCGTCCAAAGTGTTTTCGAAGCGAATGGCATCTCATCTTCTCCCGCAGATAGAGTTGGCGATGCCCCAGCAGCTCACAGATGCATCTGAGACTAGCCCCGGAGGGGCGGCATGATGTAGCCAGGGGCGTCAGCCCCTGGTTTAGAGCATCATGATGCCGCAGAGCCCCGTGAGGGGCGATACAGTTCTCCATCGTAATGACGAACAGTGCCGCCCCTCACGGGGCTGAGATAGCTATTTCGCCCGGAGACCAGGGGCTCACGCCCCTGGCTACATTACTCGGCCCCTCCGGGGCCAATACGTTTAGCAATTCATACCGCTAGCCGATCCATCATCCTGTGAACTGCTGGGCTATAGTCGCGGCCGCGCTACCGGGAATCACGCTACTGTCCCTCTTCTCTGGCAACGGCCGTTACAATCGGCATAGGCTGAACTACAGCCCCGCGTGCGCCGGCGGAGCTACACTTAGCGAGATTGCCGCTGATCCCGGAGGCGGCCAACCGCGCGGCGCGTGCGCCCGTGGTTGCTCGTTTCCAATCGACATAGATAGTTTTTAGCTGAGGAGTCTGCCATGAAACGTCTGCTGGTGGCTGCTGCGATGTTGGCGGCGGTGGGTGTGAGCTTCGCGAGTTTCGCTGTCGGCCAGCCCGCTGCTCCGGCCGGGTTGCCGCCGGTCAAACCGGCCGCTGCCCCGACTGCGACGACCGCGGCGCCGGCTCCGTATCACCCGGGCGCTAACGCCGCTCAAGACGCTGAGCGCGAGAAGATTTGGGACAGCCCCCAAATGCTGCGGGCCCGCGCTTGGGTGAAGGACTACACCTCGCACTCGGCGAAGATCACGCCGGCGGAAGCGAAGGAGTACGAGGCCGAGCTTGCGAACCTCTCGCCGAAGCAGATGAAGCTGTGGCTGCTGAAGTTCCAGCACGAAGAAGAGATGATCCAGCAGCAGCAACAGATGTTCAACAACTCGCGTCAGGCTGACGTGAGCCAAGCGATGGCCTTGCACAAGCAGATGAAGAAGGCGGACGCCGCGATCAACGCCGACGAGACCGCTGCCGCTCAGACCGA
This sequence is a window from Lacipirellula parvula. Protein-coding genes within it:
- a CDS encoding cation:proton antiporter, with protein sequence MHEEYALLISLSVSLIVALAFGLVTQKLKLSPIVGYLLAGFVLGPHTPGIEGDPAIALQFAEIGVALLMFGVGLHFDMRDLLAVKNIAIPGAVGQILVATALGAAGAIALGWPTAEAVVIGIAISVASTVVLIRVLTDNDVLHTSQGHIAVGWLLVEDIFTVLVLVVLPAVADILNDGGEVVGEAAKHAAGGGIAKALGMAVLRIGLLAALVLGAGKRLIPPLLNFVARTRSRELFTLCVLALALAIATGAFYLGVSIALGAFLAGMVVGQTEVSHQAAADALPMRDAFAVVFFVSVGMLFDPAVIRDQPVYLAVLLAIVLVAKPLTAIGIVWMLRYSFRNALTVGIALAQVGEFSFLLATEAIDHKLMTEEGRSLLVATAIISITLNPLIFRLIGPMEGWLRSRPKLWKVLGSRAEAGGLRLNEEMAERLAANGESSAPKTRAVIVGYGPVGQTAARILRGFGVETVVVDLNIDTIRELANHGKLGVYGDSTRHDILEAAGIKEAKYLLVTVPDVLVRTLVIISAKELNNELKVFARARYLKERAWLEEVGATQICIEEAETAVGLAKLLLSEVGADPERVACEVRRIQQELGVHRSEEDEFKPHYDVGI